One genomic segment of Arthrobacter sp. zg-Y1110 includes these proteins:
- a CDS encoding glycosyltransferase family 9 protein, producing the protein MSRRVLVARLDGAGDVLLAGPAIRAVAAAPDVETVLLCGPQGAPAGRLLPGVAQVLEWSCPWILNPAPEPSRDLLEALRVMLRSVGAEEAVILTSFHQSPLPLALLLREAGVRTITGASTDYAGALLAHRLKPGEDFPEDQPEAERALRIAAAAGFPLPAGDDGRLRLGPLPDVSHLVGTGPYIVVHPGAAVPARAWPALHHAAAVELLTAAGFRVVVTGGPGEKELTATVAAVAGLDLGGRTDLAALAAVLAGADAVVAGNTGPAHLAAAAGTPVVSLFAPVVPAIRWAPYGVPLELLGNQHAACHGTRARICPVPGHPCLSGVSPEQVVEAVQRLVTGVPSLQTHREMRHR; encoded by the coding sequence ATGAGCCGCCGGGTATTGGTGGCCCGGCTCGACGGCGCCGGGGACGTCCTGCTCGCGGGCCCGGCCATCCGTGCGGTGGCGGCGGCACCGGATGTGGAAACGGTGCTGCTGTGCGGTCCGCAGGGTGCGCCTGCCGGACGGCTGCTGCCCGGGGTCGCGCAGGTGCTGGAGTGGTCCTGCCCCTGGATCCTGAATCCTGCCCCGGAACCTTCCCGGGACCTGCTGGAGGCACTGCGGGTCATGCTGCGGTCCGTCGGGGCCGAGGAAGCGGTGATCCTCACGTCCTTCCACCAGTCCCCGCTGCCCCTGGCATTGCTGCTCCGCGAAGCCGGAGTACGCACTATTACGGGGGCGTCCACGGATTACGCCGGTGCCTTGCTGGCCCACCGGCTCAAACCCGGGGAGGACTTCCCCGAAGACCAGCCGGAGGCGGAGCGTGCGCTGCGGATCGCTGCCGCCGCAGGTTTTCCGCTTCCCGCCGGCGACGACGGCCGGCTGCGGCTGGGACCATTGCCCGATGTCTCCCATCTGGTGGGCACCGGACCCTACATCGTGGTGCATCCGGGTGCCGCCGTGCCGGCCCGGGCCTGGCCGGCCCTGCACCATGCCGCCGCCGTCGAACTGCTCACCGCCGCCGGCTTCCGCGTGGTGGTCACCGGCGGCCCCGGCGAGAAGGAGCTGACCGCCACCGTGGCGGCGGTGGCCGGCCTGGATCTGGGCGGACGCACGGATCTGGCCGCTCTGGCGGCCGTCCTGGCCGGAGCGGACGCGGTGGTGGCCGGAAACACCGGGCCGGCCCATCTGGCGGCCGCGGCAGGCACTCCGGTGGTGAGCCTCTTCGCACCCGTGGTGCCCGCCATCCGGTGGGCGCCCTACGGTGTTCCGCTGGAACTGCTGGGGAACCAGCACGCTGCCTGCCACGGAACCCGTGCCCGGATCTGCCCGGTGCCCGGGCATCCCTGCCTTTCCGGCGTTTCCCCCGAACAGGTGGTGGAAGCGGTGCAGCGCCTGGTCACCGGCGTGCCGTCGCTGCAGACCCACCGTGAAATGAGGCACCGATGA
- a CDS encoding glycosyltransferase, translating to MRILLWHVHGGWMEAFVRGAHEYLLPATPARDAWGLGRGGRSWPAAAVEVAPEDLRTQQIDVVLLQRPEEIDACTRLLGRRPGRDIPAVYLEHNTPRGNVPETRHPLAGRTDIPVVHVTQFNRLFWDTGRAPVRVIEHGIPDPGYLYTGERPHLGVVVNEPVRRSRVAGTDLLPEFARAAPLEVFGMGTERLPGLLGADRLLVRGDLPVARLHRELAGCRAYLHPMRWTSLGLSLLEAMHLGLPVLALATTEAVRAVPPVAGITSNDPEELARAARMFLAEPEQARACGRAARAAALARYGLDRFLSDWDRLFADLLTETVSAASFLPAAGTAPASTGGGQQ from the coding sequence ATGAGGATCCTGCTGTGGCACGTGCACGGCGGCTGGATGGAGGCATTTGTCCGCGGCGCCCATGAGTACCTGCTGCCGGCCACCCCCGCACGGGATGCCTGGGGACTGGGACGCGGCGGCCGGTCCTGGCCGGCAGCTGCGGTGGAAGTGGCGCCGGAAGATCTACGCACCCAGCAGATCGACGTCGTACTGCTGCAGCGTCCCGAAGAGATCGACGCCTGCACCCGCCTGCTCGGCCGGCGGCCCGGCCGGGACATTCCGGCGGTGTATCTGGAACACAACACCCCGCGCGGCAACGTGCCCGAGACCCGGCATCCGCTGGCCGGCCGGACGGACATCCCGGTTGTGCATGTCACGCAGTTCAACCGCTTGTTCTGGGACACCGGGAGGGCACCGGTACGGGTCATCGAACACGGCATCCCCGACCCCGGCTACCTCTACACCGGGGAGCGCCCGCATCTGGGGGTGGTGGTGAACGAGCCGGTCCGCCGCAGCCGGGTGGCCGGCACCGATCTCCTGCCCGAATTTGCCCGGGCTGCACCGCTGGAAGTCTTCGGGATGGGTACGGAACGGCTGCCCGGACTGCTGGGTGCAGACCGCCTGCTGGTCCGCGGCGACCTGCCCGTTGCCAGGCTGCACCGGGAACTGGCCGGCTGCCGGGCCTACCTGCACCCGATGCGCTGGACCTCGCTGGGCCTGTCCCTGCTTGAGGCCATGCACCTGGGACTGCCGGTCCTGGCCCTTGCAACCACCGAAGCGGTCCGGGCAGTCCCGCCGGTGGCGGGGATCACCAGCAACGATCCCGAGGAGCTGGCCCGGGCGGCGCGGATGTTCCTGGCCGAGCCCGAGCAGGCACGCGCCTGCGGCCGGGCCGCCCGCGCGGCGGCCTTGGCCCGGTACGGGTTGGACCGGTTCCTGTCCGACTGGGACCGGCTCTTCGCGGACCTGCTAACAGAGACGGTTTCCGCCGCATCGTTTCTTCCGGCGGCGGGAACCGCACCGGCATCAACAGGAGGGGGACAACAGTGA
- a CDS encoding sigma-70 family RNA polymerase sigma factor, with translation MSAFSGVPSSLLPFEKARQARGDLQQALHNELVLRYREIAETAAAAYAGRGRELADLRQVAYMGLIKAVRRFDPAVGPHFPAFAVPTIHGELKRYLRDHSWVVRPPRQLQDLRTAIARLQPELLQTLGREPSLRELSEALGVPTKAVSEALNCQSSLRPESLEALADTAGTEQWAVADGRLERAENLAMLRRAVRNLTDQDKELLFLRYFHEESQQAIGERLGLTQMQVSRRLARILVRLQHDLLDAPKPLTQAATPAARDSATA, from the coding sequence ATGAGCGCTTTCTCCGGTGTTCCGTCCTCCCTGCTTCCGTTTGAAAAAGCCCGCCAGGCACGCGGTGACCTGCAGCAGGCGCTGCACAACGAACTTGTCCTCCGGTACCGGGAAATCGCTGAAACGGCTGCCGCCGCCTACGCGGGGAGAGGGCGTGAGCTGGCGGACCTGCGCCAGGTCGCCTACATGGGCCTGATCAAGGCGGTACGCCGCTTTGATCCTGCCGTCGGCCCGCATTTTCCGGCCTTCGCGGTTCCCACCATTCACGGAGAGCTCAAGCGCTATCTTCGGGACCACTCCTGGGTAGTCCGGCCGCCGCGGCAACTCCAGGACCTGCGGACCGCCATCGCCAGGCTGCAACCGGAACTCCTGCAGACGCTCGGGCGGGAGCCGTCACTGCGTGAACTGTCCGAGGCATTGGGAGTTCCCACGAAAGCCGTTTCTGAAGCACTGAACTGCCAGAGCAGCCTTCGCCCGGAATCCCTGGAAGCGCTGGCGGACACAGCCGGTACGGAGCAATGGGCCGTAGCCGATGGCCGGCTGGAGCGGGCCGAGAACCTTGCCATGCTGCGCCGCGCCGTGCGGAATCTGACCGACCAGGACAAGGAGCTGCTGTTCCTGCGGTATTTCCACGAGGAATCCCAGCAGGCCATCGGAGAACGGCTGGGCCTGACCCAGATGCAGGTCTCCCGCAGACTGGCGAGGATCCTGGTGCGGCTGCAGCATGACCTGCTGGATGCCCCCAAGCCACTCACCCAGGCAGCGACCCCCGCAGCCAGGGACAGCGCAACCGCCTGA
- a CDS encoding HAD-IIIA family hydrolase, with protein MGFLPSPPRAVLFDRDGTLIFDVPYNADPALVRPLPGAVEVLAGLRQAGVAVGVITNQSGIGRGMLSAEEVAGVNDAVEDLLGPFDVWEICPHAPGYGCACRKPMPGMVLRASRRLGLDPAEVAVIGDIGADVEAAAAAGARGVLVPTAVTRAEETAAAPLVADDLAEAVELLWGSR; from the coding sequence ATGGGATTTTTGCCGTCGCCGCCGCGTGCCGTCCTGTTTGACCGGGACGGCACGCTGATTTTTGACGTGCCCTACAACGCGGATCCGGCACTCGTGCGGCCGCTACCCGGCGCCGTCGAGGTGCTGGCCGGGCTGCGGCAAGCCGGCGTGGCCGTAGGGGTAATCACCAACCAGTCCGGCATCGGCCGGGGGATGCTGTCCGCTGAAGAAGTGGCGGGAGTGAACGACGCCGTCGAAGACCTGCTGGGACCGTTCGATGTCTGGGAAATCTGCCCGCATGCACCGGGCTACGGCTGCGCCTGCCGCAAGCCGATGCCCGGCATGGTGCTGCGGGCGAGCCGCCGCCTGGGGCTCGATCCTGCAGAAGTCGCCGTCATCGGTGACATTGGTGCCGACGTCGAGGCCGCCGCGGCCGCCGGTGCACGCGGCGTGCTGGTGCCCACTGCCGTTACCCGTGCCGAGGAAACCGCCGCGGCTCCGCTCGTGGCGGACGACCTGGCCGAGGCCGTGGAGTTGCTGTGGGGCAGCCGATGA
- a CDS encoding SDR family oxidoreductase, with protein sequence MTLFPAAPAPASLPDPVPGPLPVPDPLPQTPPLPAVFTGRVLVTGGASGLGAAVSAAVTSAGGSVVVLDRDISAVTAAKAVQVDVADRAGVEAAVQEAAQILGGLDAVVTAAGIDRCGRLEDVAAEEWEKVIGVNLLGTVSVVRAALPHLAVSHGRVITVASTLGLKAVSDATAYCASKFGVIGFSRALAAETRGQVGVTTMIPGGMKTRFFDDRTEQYRPQDHSRLNDPGNVAAAILFVLGQPAGCEVREMLICHEEEDSWP encoded by the coding sequence ATGACCCTGTTCCCCGCGGCCCCCGCACCGGCCTCCCTGCCCGATCCTGTGCCCGGTCCTCTCCCGGTCCCGGACCCCCTCCCCCAAACGCCTCCCCTTCCCGCGGTGTTCACCGGCCGGGTGCTGGTCACCGGCGGCGCCTCCGGGCTGGGTGCCGCCGTCAGCGCCGCCGTGACCTCCGCGGGCGGATCCGTGGTGGTGCTGGACCGCGATATCAGCGCCGTCACGGCGGCCAAGGCCGTGCAGGTGGACGTGGCGGACCGCGCCGGCGTGGAAGCGGCCGTCCAGGAGGCGGCGCAGATCCTGGGCGGACTCGATGCCGTGGTCACCGCCGCCGGTATTGACCGCTGCGGCCGGCTTGAAGACGTCGCGGCGGAGGAATGGGAGAAGGTCATCGGCGTGAACCTGCTGGGCACGGTCTCCGTGGTCCGCGCCGCCCTGCCGCATCTGGCCGTCTCCCACGGCCGGGTCATCACCGTGGCTTCCACCCTGGGGCTCAAGGCCGTCTCCGACGCCACCGCGTACTGCGCCTCCAAGTTCGGGGTGATCGGTTTCAGCCGTGCCCTGGCCGCCGAGACCCGCGGCCAGGTGGGTGTGACCACCATGATCCCGGGCGGCATGAAAACGCGGTTCTTCGATGACCGCACCGAGCAGTACCGCCCGCAGGACCATTCACGGCTGAACGATCCGGGAAACGTGGCTGCCGCGATCCTCTTTGTGCTGGGCCAGCCCGCCGGCTGCGAGGTCCGTGAAATGCTGATCTGCCACGAGGAGGAGGATTCCTGGCCCTGA
- a CDS encoding glycosyltransferase family 9 protein: MPDVAGRPELLVLRALKLGDLLVAVPALKALRREYPEHRIRYAAQEWLRPILPLTGAVDDLLPLHGLDVPIPLEPGQIDVAVNLHGSGPESCSRIEALQPRRRIGHAGPGWDGPPWKDGVHERERWAGLLSWHGIPADPLDYRLDPPSAAENAPEAVVIHVGAAYGSRLWPADRFADVARELDAAGSPILFTGSRSERQRALAVADAAGLGAECVVAGELRLDEFAAVISRSRLVISADTGAAHLASAYARPSVVLFGPAPVSEWGPPPGPHIALTDGSRRRGDTFATDPDPALLAVTVEDVLAAVEKLEAL, translated from the coding sequence ATGCCCGACGTGGCCGGACGTCCCGAACTGCTGGTGCTGCGGGCCCTGAAACTGGGGGATCTGCTGGTCGCGGTTCCGGCGCTGAAGGCCCTGCGGCGGGAGTATCCGGAGCACCGCATCCGGTATGCGGCGCAGGAGTGGCTGCGTCCCATCCTGCCGCTCACCGGTGCCGTGGATGACCTGCTTCCCCTGCACGGCCTGGATGTGCCCATTCCACTCGAACCCGGACAAATAGACGTTGCCGTGAACCTGCACGGCAGCGGTCCGGAGAGCTGCAGCCGGATCGAGGCGCTGCAGCCAAGGCGCCGGATCGGGCACGCCGGACCCGGATGGGACGGTCCGCCGTGGAAGGACGGCGTCCACGAACGCGAGCGGTGGGCAGGATTGCTGTCCTGGCACGGCATCCCTGCGGATCCGCTGGATTACCGGTTGGATCCGCCGTCGGCGGCGGAAAATGCGCCGGAAGCGGTCGTGATCCATGTGGGCGCGGCCTACGGCAGCCGGCTCTGGCCCGCGGACCGGTTTGCCGACGTCGCCCGTGAACTCGACGCCGCCGGTTCCCCGATCCTCTTTACGGGCAGCCGGTCCGAGCGGCAGCGGGCGCTCGCCGTCGCCGACGCCGCCGGGCTGGGGGCGGAGTGCGTTGTGGCCGGTGAGCTCCGGCTGGACGAGTTCGCCGCCGTGATTTCCCGGTCCCGGCTGGTGATCTCGGCCGATACCGGTGCGGCGCACCTGGCGTCGGCCTATGCCCGGCCGTCAGTGGTCCTGTTCGGCCCGGCGCCGGTCAGTGAATGGGGTCCGCCGCCGGGCCCGCACATCGCCCTGACCGACGGCAGCCGACGCCGCGGAGACACCTTCGCCACGGATCCGGACCCTGCACTGCTGGCGGTCACGGTGGAGGACGTCCTGGCCGCCGTGGAGAAGCTCGAGGCGCTCTAG
- a CDS encoding PfkB family carbohydrate kinase, with product MKTIVVVGDVLLDTDISGSARRLSPDAPVPVVDVDDVGRRAGGAGLVARLLERDGRQVHLVTVLSDDDASGLLRTALAGIPLTSGPSDAPTPVKTRIRAGTHAVVRFDQGCSAAPVPAVTAQMLSVLAAADAVVVADYGRGLTANPALRDLLGTLARRIPVVWDPHPAGAEPVPGVAAVTPNLAEALSAAGEAPGGVPAALRAAEKLLTRWQSQSVVLTLGAQGALALPAAGLAQILPAPRVSAEDTCGAGDRFAASLTVRLLDGDGLEAAAEGAVQAAASFLAAGGVAGLEAEDPLFGTGTPDAMATAAQVRARGGTVVATGGCFDLLHAGHARTLLAARGLGDCLIVCLNSDDSVRRLKGEQRPIIGAGDRAELLQSLECVDGVLVFEEDTPAAVLERLRPDIWVKGGDYREDQLPEAALIRSWGGETVTVPFHPARSTTALASALAKVG from the coding sequence GTGAAGACAATCGTCGTGGTGGGTGATGTCCTGCTGGACACGGACATTTCCGGCTCGGCCCGGCGCCTCTCCCCCGACGCGCCCGTGCCCGTGGTGGACGTGGACGACGTCGGACGCCGGGCCGGCGGTGCGGGCCTGGTGGCGCGCCTGCTGGAACGGGACGGCCGGCAGGTCCATCTGGTGACGGTACTCTCCGACGACGACGCCTCCGGGCTGCTGCGGACCGCGCTGGCCGGCATCCCCCTGACCTCCGGCCCGTCCGACGCTCCCACCCCGGTAAAGACGCGGATCCGGGCCGGTACCCACGCCGTGGTCCGCTTCGACCAGGGCTGCTCCGCCGCCCCGGTCCCTGCGGTCACCGCACAGATGCTGTCCGTGCTCGCGGCGGCCGATGCGGTGGTGGTTGCCGACTACGGCCGCGGGCTCACAGCCAATCCGGCCCTCCGGGACCTGCTGGGAACCCTTGCCCGGCGTATTCCGGTGGTCTGGGACCCGCATCCGGCGGGGGCCGAACCGGTGCCCGGGGTTGCGGCGGTGACGCCGAACCTGGCCGAGGCCCTGTCCGCTGCCGGGGAGGCACCGGGCGGGGTTCCGGCGGCACTTCGGGCGGCGGAAAAGCTGCTGACCCGCTGGCAGAGCCAATCCGTGGTGCTCACCCTGGGGGCGCAGGGCGCGCTGGCCCTCCCCGCAGCAGGGTTGGCACAGATCCTTCCGGCGCCGAGGGTTTCCGCGGAGGACACATGCGGTGCCGGAGACCGGTTTGCCGCTTCCCTCACCGTGCGGCTGCTCGACGGCGACGGGCTGGAAGCCGCCGCCGAAGGCGCCGTGCAGGCGGCGGCCTCCTTCCTGGCCGCCGGCGGCGTGGCCGGACTGGAAGCGGAGGACCCCCTCTTCGGCACGGGGACACCGGACGCGATGGCGACGGCGGCGCAGGTCCGGGCACGCGGCGGAACCGTGGTGGCCACCGGCGGTTGCTTCGACCTGCTCCACGCCGGACATGCCCGCACCCTGCTGGCGGCCCGGGGGCTGGGCGACTGTCTGATTGTCTGTTTGAACTCCGACGATTCCGTCCGGCGGCTCAAAGGTGAGCAGCGCCCGATTATCGGTGCCGGAGACAGGGCGGAACTGCTGCAGTCCCTGGAATGCGTGGACGGGGTGCTGGTCTTCGAGGAGGACACCCCGGCCGCCGTGCTGGAGCGGCTGCGGCCGGACATCTGGGTCAAGGGCGGGGACTACCGCGAAGACCAGCTCCCGGAGGCGGCGCTGATCCGTTCCTGGGGCGGCGAAACGGTCACGGTCCCGTTCCATCCGGCCCGTTCCACCACGGCCCTGGCCTCCGCGCTGGCGAAGGTCGGCTGA
- a CDS encoding S66 peptidase family protein gives MDPAAAPETSAPENRVPPATVPPKLARGDLLRVIAPAASRAMVAEHDHSALIERRFADLGLRLSYGRHVDERDIFDSTSVASRVADLHDAFADPEVKGILTVIGGFNSNELLPYLDWDLIAANPKILCGYSDITALQNAIFARTGLVTYSGPHWSSFGMRDHFDLTQQWFVDALVNGYRMELAPSPEWTDDAWFLDQDNRSPQPGEGWWPLQQGSASGRIIGGNLCTLNLLQGTAQMPPLAGAVLMLEDDATTDPRTFARDLTSLLQQPDAEDIQGLVIGRFQASSGITLPHLQEIAAQPALAGLPVLANVDFGHTQPQLTLPIGGRAELTVDASGGRLRLSDR, from the coding sequence ATGGATCCTGCCGCTGCCCCGGAAACCAGTGCCCCGGAAAATAGAGTCCCGCCAGCCACCGTCCCGCCCAAACTGGCCAGGGGCGACCTGCTGCGCGTCATTGCCCCGGCGGCGAGCCGCGCCATGGTGGCCGAACACGATCACAGCGCCCTCATCGAACGCCGTTTCGCTGACTTGGGCCTGCGGCTTTCCTACGGCCGCCACGTGGATGAGCGGGACATTTTCGACTCCACCTCGGTCGCCTCCCGCGTTGCCGACCTGCATGACGCGTTTGCGGATCCGGAGGTCAAGGGGATCCTGACCGTCATCGGCGGCTTCAACAGCAACGAGCTGCTCCCCTATCTGGATTGGGACCTGATAGCCGCCAATCCGAAGATCCTGTGCGGATATTCCGACATTACGGCGCTGCAGAACGCGATTTTCGCCCGCACCGGCCTGGTGACCTATTCCGGGCCGCACTGGTCCAGCTTCGGTATGCGGGACCACTTTGACCTAACGCAGCAGTGGTTCGTGGACGCCCTGGTGAACGGCTACCGGATGGAGCTTGCCCCCTCCCCCGAGTGGACCGACGACGCCTGGTTCCTGGACCAGGACAACCGCAGTCCCCAGCCCGGGGAAGGATGGTGGCCCCTGCAGCAGGGCAGCGCCTCCGGCCGCATTATCGGCGGGAACCTGTGCACCCTGAACCTCCTGCAGGGCACCGCGCAGATGCCTCCGCTGGCCGGCGCCGTGCTCATGCTGGAGGACGATGCCACGACCGATCCCAGAACCTTTGCCCGGGACCTCACCTCCCTGCTCCAGCAGCCGGACGCGGAGGATATTCAGGGCCTGGTCATCGGCAGGTTCCAGGCGTCCAGCGGCATCACGCTGCCGCATCTGCAGGAGATCGCGGCCCAGCCCGCCCTGGCAGGCCTGCCGGTCCTGGCCAACGTCGATTTCGGGCACACCCAGCCGCAGCTGACCCTGCCGATCGGCGGCCGGGCGGAACTAACCGTGGACGCATCCGGCGGCCGGCTGCGCCTGAGCGACCGCTAG
- a CDS encoding SIS domain-containing protein, with amino-acid sequence MSIESPVTAPVAGPEQAVLDHLAQAQPALLSVQRQARHLTEWGLELAARLLAGHRLLTAGNGGSAAEAQHLSAELVGRFDGERRPFSAIALHAETSAVTAIANDYGFDQLYARQVQGHGRPGDVLILFSTSGASPNLLAAVQAAHAAGLRTWALTGRAPNPLAAACEDFIAIDAPAANAQEAHLVALHALCRSFDAEIERLTTAGGTA; translated from the coding sequence GTGAGCATCGAATCACCGGTCACCGCTCCCGTCGCCGGGCCGGAGCAGGCAGTGCTGGACCATCTGGCCCAGGCGCAGCCCGCCCTGCTCTCCGTCCAGCGGCAGGCCCGGCACCTGACGGAGTGGGGCCTTGAGCTGGCGGCCCGCCTGTTGGCCGGGCACCGGCTGCTGACCGCCGGAAACGGCGGCTCCGCGGCCGAAGCCCAGCATCTGAGCGCGGAACTGGTGGGACGGTTCGACGGCGAGCGCCGCCCGTTTTCCGCCATTGCCCTGCATGCCGAAACCTCAGCCGTGACGGCCATCGCCAACGACTACGGCTTCGACCAGCTCTACGCCCGGCAGGTGCAGGGCCACGGCAGGCCCGGAGACGTCCTCATCCTCTTCTCCACCAGCGGCGCCAGCCCCAATCTGCTGGCCGCCGTGCAGGCCGCACACGCTGCCGGGCTGCGGACCTGGGCGTTGACCGGCCGGGCGCCGAATCCGCTCGCGGCGGCCTGCGAGGACTTCATTGCCATTGATGCACCGGCAGCAAATGCACAGGAGGCCCACCTGGTTGCCCTGCATGCCCTCTGCCGGTCCTTTGACGCCGAGATCGAACGGCTCACCACTGCAGGAGGAACCGCGTGA
- a CDS encoding glycosyltransferase, which produces MRISMVSEHASPLAALGGVDAGGQNVHVAALSVALAARGHTVQVYTRRDDPGLPDRVQVQDGLEVVHVTAGPALPLPKDDLLPYMGQLADGVLADWGTEPPDVVHSHFWMSGLAALEAARSAGDEGVPVVHTFHALGTVKKRHQGAEDTSPPERAWLEPSVGRRADRVLATCSDEVFELKAIGVPGSRISIAPCGVDLSLFSSSGPAEPRGRRHRIAAVGRLVPRKGVDLAIRALALLRDEGLEDVELLIVGGSSDSAGLESDPEARRLLALARSLGVADRVLLRGQVPREQMPAVLRSADAVVCAPWYEPFGIVPLEAMACGVPVVASAVGGLIDTVVHGRTGLHVPPRDPAALAAALSELLQNPRYARRLGAAGKQRASARYSWDRVALETEKAYQLALGAAARPGRLQSLGGKAL; this is translated from the coding sequence GTGAGAATCTCAATGGTGTCCGAGCATGCAAGTCCGCTGGCCGCGCTGGGCGGGGTGGATGCCGGCGGCCAGAACGTGCATGTGGCCGCGCTGTCCGTGGCGCTGGCCGCCCGCGGCCACACCGTGCAGGTGTACACGCGGCGGGACGATCCCGGGCTCCCGGACCGGGTGCAGGTGCAGGACGGCCTGGAGGTAGTGCATGTGACCGCCGGGCCGGCCCTGCCGCTGCCCAAGGATGACCTGCTGCCGTACATGGGGCAGCTGGCCGACGGCGTGCTGGCCGACTGGGGAACCGAACCGCCCGACGTCGTGCACTCGCACTTCTGGATGTCCGGGCTCGCCGCACTGGAGGCGGCCCGCAGCGCCGGAGACGAGGGCGTGCCCGTGGTCCACACCTTCCACGCACTGGGCACCGTGAAGAAACGGCATCAGGGTGCCGAGGACACGTCCCCGCCGGAACGGGCCTGGCTGGAACCCTCCGTGGGCCGGCGGGCGGACCGGGTGCTGGCCACCTGTTCGGACGAGGTTTTCGAACTCAAGGCCATCGGGGTGCCAGGCAGCCGGATCTCCATTGCGCCCTGCGGCGTGGATCTGTCCCTCTTCTCTTCCAGCGGGCCGGCGGAACCGCGCGGACGCCGGCACCGGATTGCCGCCGTCGGGCGCCTGGTGCCGCGTAAGGGTGTGGACCTGGCCATCCGGGCCCTCGCGCTGCTGCGGGACGAGGGCCTGGAAGATGTGGAGCTGCTGATTGTCGGCGGCTCCAGTGACAGTGCCGGACTGGAATCGGATCCGGAGGCCCGCCGGCTGCTGGCCCTCGCCCGGTCCCTGGGTGTGGCGGACCGGGTGCTGCTCCGGGGCCAGGTCCCCCGCGAACAAATGCCCGCGGTGCTGCGCAGCGCCGATGCCGTGGTGTGCGCTCCCTGGTATGAACCCTTCGGGATCGTGCCGCTGGAGGCAATGGCGTGCGGAGTCCCCGTTGTGGCCTCGGCAGTGGGCGGGCTGATCGACACCGTGGTCCACGGCAGAACCGGCCTGCACGTGCCGCCCCGGGATCCGGCAGCCCTGGCCGCCGCGCTCTCGGAGCTGCTGCAGAACCCCCGCTACGCCCGGCGGCTCGGGGCAGCAGGCAAGCAGCGCGCCTCCGCCCGCTACTCCTGGGACCGGGTGGCACTGGAGACGGAGAAGGCCTATCAGCTGGCCCTGGGCGCCGCGGCGAGGCCCGGCCGGCTGCAGTCGCTGGGAGGGAAGGCGCTGTGA
- a CDS encoding DMT family transporter: MKPHNSATLSMPTVLPTSREGLWWGLLGVTAFSFTLPFTRLAVAGGMAPLFVGSGRAVVAALLAAAALALTRQRLPRGTQWARLALVGGGVVAGFPLLTSFALATAPASHGAVVTALLPAATAVMAVLRTHERPPRRFWVMAAVGAAAAVGFAAIQGSGLAGLHPSDLLLFAAVIAGAVGYAEGGILTRELGAWQTISWALVLASPVMAGLTVFSLAGRAPAGGPGEWAAFAYLGVVSMFLGFFAWYRGLGIGPMARVSQVQLAQPVLTICWAALLLHERLTWGTVLGGLAVILCAGVAVRTRGRKAPPSSA, encoded by the coding sequence ATGAAGCCACATAATAGCGCTACTCTCAGCATGCCCACAGTGCTACCGACCAGCCGCGAGGGCCTGTGGTGGGGCCTGCTGGGCGTCACCGCCTTCTCCTTTACCCTTCCCTTCACCCGACTCGCCGTGGCGGGCGGCATGGCGCCGCTTTTTGTCGGATCGGGCCGGGCGGTGGTCGCCGCCCTGCTCGCTGCCGCCGCGCTTGCACTGACCCGGCAGCGGCTGCCGCGGGGCACGCAATGGGCGCGTCTGGCCCTGGTGGGCGGCGGCGTGGTAGCCGGTTTCCCGCTGCTGACATCCTTTGCGCTCGCCACCGCCCCGGCCAGCCACGGTGCCGTTGTCACCGCCCTCCTGCCCGCCGCCACCGCCGTGATGGCAGTCCTGCGCACGCATGAGCGTCCGCCCCGCCGGTTCTGGGTTATGGCAGCCGTCGGGGCAGCGGCCGCCGTTGGATTCGCGGCCATCCAGGGCAGCGGGCTGGCCGGGCTGCACCCGTCGGACCTGCTGTTGTTCGCCGCGGTGATCGCCGGAGCGGTTGGCTACGCCGAAGGCGGCATCCTGACCCGGGAGCTGGGTGCCTGGCAGACCATTTCCTGGGCGCTGGTGCTCGCCTCGCCGGTCATGGCAGGCCTGACTGTGTTCAGCCTTGCCGGGAGGGCGCCTGCCGGTGGCCCGGGGGAATGGGCTGCCTTCGCCTACCTGGGTGTAGTGAGCATGTTCCTGGGCTTCTTCGCCTGGTACCGCGGCCTGGGTATCGGCCCCATGGCCCGGGTCAGCCAGGTGCAGCTGGCCCAGCCGGTGCTGACCATCTGCTGGGCAGCCCTGCTGCTGCATGAGCGGCTGACCTGGGGCACCGTCCTGGGCGGGCTGGCCGTCATCCTCTGCGCGGGCGTTGCGGTGCGGACCCGTGGACGAAAGGCACCGCCGTCGTCCGCCTGA